In a single window of the Portunus trituberculatus isolate SZX2019 chromosome 1, ASM1759143v1, whole genome shotgun sequence genome:
- the LOC123518304 gene encoding bifunctional 3'-phosphoadenosine 5'-phosphosulfate synthase-like isoform X5 produces MWLNAKKATNVTFQVNHVSRNKRGQVLGQRGGFRGCTVWFTGLSGAGKTTVSFALEEYLVSKGIPAYCLDGDNMRHGLNKNLGFSDEDREENIRRVSEVAKLFADSGVVALCSFVSPFSKDRLQAKKIHVDAGLPFFEVFVDTPLEVCEERDVKGLYKKARAGIIKGFTGIDSQYEKPDTPDVVLKTAQCSVNECVAQVLDTLEEWEVIPKSANEGVKELFVAENKLSQAKEEAESLPSVTITSLDLQWLQVLSEGWATPLAGFMREQEYLQSQHFGCLMDSGVSNQSIPIVLPITSADKERLDGCSAFTLRYAGRPVAIMRKPEFYEHRKEERCARQFGTTCPDHPYIKMINESGDWLAGGDIEALERIRWKDGLDEYRLTPLELRARFREMNADAVFAFQLRNPVHNGHALLMQDTKRQLLERGYHNPVLLLHPLGGWTKNDDVPLNTRMQQHHAVLKEGVLDPNSTVLAIFPSPMMYAGPTEVQWHAKARMSTGANFYIVGRDPAGMPHPDTKKDLYHPQHGRKVLTMAPGLTQLEIIPFKVAAYDTKAQRMAFYTPERKPDFEFISGTKMRMLARNGENPPDGFMAPEAWRVLASYYQTLPKE; encoded by the exons ATGTGGCTCAACGCgaag AAAGCGACCAATGTGACCTTTCAAGTGAACCATGTCAGCAGAAACAAGAGAGGTCAGGTTTTGGGACAGCGTGGCGGATTTCGAGGCTGTACTGTCTGGTTTACGGGGCTCTCCGGGGCTG gtaaGACCACAGTAAGCTTTGCCCTGGAAGAGTATCTGGTCTCTAAGGGCATCCCAGCGTACTGTCTAGACGGAGACAATATGCGCCACGGTCTTAACAAAAATCTAGGTTTTTCTGATGAAGATCGAGAGGAGAACATCAGGAGAGTGTCAGAGGTTGCCAAACTGTTTGCTGACTCTGGCGTGGTTGCCCTGTGTTCCTTCGTGTCCCCGTTCTCTAAG GACAGGTTGCAGGCCAAAAAGATCCACGTGGATGCCGGTTTGCCCTTCTTTGAGGTGTTTGTGGATACGCCCTTAGaagtgtgtgaagagagagacgtaaaggGACTGTACAAGAAGGCCAGGGCTGGGATTATCaagg gtttcaCAGGCATAGATTCGCAATATGAGAAACCAGACACTCCTGATGTGGTGCTCAAAACGGCTCAATGCTCCGTCAACGAGTGTGTGGCGCAGGTCCTGGACACCCTGGAGGAgtgg GAGGTGATCCCTAAATCTGCCAACGAGGGGGTGAAGGAATTGTTTGTGGCAGAGAACAAGCTGAGCCAGGCCAAGGAGGAGGCTGAGTCACTGCCCtctgtcaccatcacctcccTGGACCTTCAGTGGCTCCAGGTGCTGTCTGAGGGCTGGGCAACACCTCTGGCTGGCTTCATGAGGGAGCAGGAGTATTTGCAG TCACAACACTTTGGCTGCCTCATGGACAGTGGAGTCTCGAACCAGTCTATCCCCATCGTCCTCCCCATCACCTCAGCAGACAAGGAACGGCTGGACGGATGCTCTGCCTTCACCCTTCGCTATGCCGGCCGCCCTGTCGCCATTATGAGGAAACCTGAATTTTACGAGCAtcggaaggaggagagatgcgCCAGGCagtttg GTACCACTTGTCCTGATCATCCGTACATTAAGATGATTAATGAGAgtggtgattggctggctggtggtgacATAGAGGCCCTGGAGCGAATcag gtgGAAGGACGGTCTGGATGAGTACCGTCTGACACCCCTAGAGTTGCGGGCTCGGTTTAGGGAGATGAATGCTGATGCAGTCTTTGCCTTCCAGCTCAGAAACCCTGTGCATAATGGCCACGCTCTCCTCATGCag GACACAAAGAGGCAGCTTCTAGAGAGAGGCTACCACAACCCAGTACTCCTCCTGCACCCTCTCGGCGGCTGGACCAAAAATGATGATGTTCCTCTCAACACCCGCATGCAGCAACACCACGCTG TACTAAAGGAGGGCGTACTGGACCCAAACTCCACCGTGCTGGCCATCTTCCCCTCCCCGATGATGTACGCTGGCCCCACGGAAGTCCAGTGGCATGCTAAGGCGCGTATGTCAACTGGCGCTAACTTTTATATAGTGGGACGCGATCCAGCCGGCATGCCACACCCCGACACAAAGAAGGACTTGTACCATCCGCAGCACGGCAGGAAGGTGCTCACGATGGCCCCAGGATTGACGCAGCTGGAGATAATACCATTTAAAGTCGCTGCGTACGACACCAAGGCGCAGAGAATGGCATTTTATACACCCGAAAGGAAGCCAGATTTTGAGTTCATCTCcggaacaaaaatgagaatgCTCGCTCGAAATGGAGAGAATCCGCCTGATGGTTTTATGGCCCCTGAGGCTTGGCGTGTTCTTGCTTCCTACTACCAAACCCTGCCCAAGGaataa